The Candidatus Defluviibacterium haderslevense DNA window GATTCTTAATAAACAGTCAGGCATTCATATGTTATGATTTAAAACAATGCATCTAGTATCAGATTGTTCGAATAAAATAAACTCATCTAAATTTTAAAAATAAATTTACACCATTCAACATGTTCCAAAATTTTATGCTCTGGATATCACTTTATATTATGATATTGTTATTCAATGTAACCCTACCCTTACTAGTAAGACCTCTTCCAAGCAAAGTGGCACTTTCTAATAAATCTATAGGTCCATTCGTAATAACAGTACCTCTAAAAACAGAATTTTCTCCCAAGATTACTTCTCCATTCATCAGCCAATAAACATTCCACAATGAAGCGCCATGAATCATTTTTATGTTTGAAAAGGCCTCTGAAGTAAATCCTCCTTGAATTTTAAAAATAAAAATGGCGTTGGTATCACCACGACCATCTAAAATTAGATCTCCAGTCAATATAGCATCAGAATGAATACAATAGATATTCGGTGTAAGATTTTGATGACTGCCCAAAGTTGACACCAAATCTACATCACAAACCAAATTGTCAATAAATTTAAATGCAAAATCAATATCATCAACTGTTTGTTTTGAATTAGGGTCTTCGATTTGCAATCGACCAATAACAACACCAGTTGAGAAATCTTTGACTAAACCTTTAGCGGTACCAATGTCACCAGTTATAAATGAATTGCCCACATTAATTATTCCACCTTCAGAAGTAAATAATGCAAAACCAGATGCTGATCTCAAATTTGGTGCTTGCCCATAATTAAAATTACAGATGACGAAGAAAATTAAAATGTTTAGGTTGAGTATTTTATTGATTTTCATGTTGGATTATTAATAGAGTGAAATTTTTATTCCATTACAAAGATCTTACAATGTATAAATAACATGTTACAGATGCTTTGTTAAATATTATATGATTCACACATTAAAATCAATTGTTAAGAAATTCAAATTGCTAATCATTTTGGTTTTAAAATTAATAAATCAAAAAAAATGCCCCCATTGCAGAGGGCTGTTTAACTAACCACAATTAAACCTATCTAATCAATATTAATTTTTTATTGACGTATTGATTGCCATTTATTGCTTTGTAATAATATACACCGGGTTGATATTGATTCCCATCAACTTCTACTTGATATAACTTATCTTGTTCAATATTACGATCAAATAAAGTAGCAACTTTGCTACCATTTACATCATATAAATCAATACTTACATGTGAATCACCGTTGTATATTCGAAATTCTATTACAGATTTAAAATAAAATGGATTTGGAAATGCATGAATCATCATACTGCTTCCTTCATAGGTTAAATCAGCTTGTTCAATATTTTGAATCGATTGGTCATTATGTTCGGATTCGGCTGAAGTATTAGGATCATTTCCAGAACCATTACTTGTGAAATCCGAAGAACCATTATACGTAACCATTACCATGCATGAACTCGTACATCCATTTGCCGCAGTTACCGTAACTGTATACATACCACCCATGTTTACTGTAATACATCTTGTCGTAGCATTGGCAAAATTCCATTTATAAGCCATCATACCGACTGGAGCACATAACGTTGTTGTTTTTCCTGGCCAAGGATGGAGATTTCCTGTAATAAAGCAAACTGGAGATGGAATTACCGCTAATGTTTTACTGCATACACTTGCACAATTATTATCAATAACTTTAACTGTATAAGATTTGCCGGAATAAACACTTAAACAACGAGTTCTAACTTCTTGGTTTGTATTTTCATTCCATATATAGCTATATCCTGTTCCTATAGGAGCACAAAATAATGTTGAACTCCCGGAGCAAATTGGGGATATACCAGAAATTGTGCAGATAGGGTAAGTTGTAATAATAACATTTTTACTACAAGTACTACTGCATCCCCTTCTTGTTACAGTAACTGAATAAACTCCTGCACTTGATACGGTGATACAATTTGCTGTAGAGCCATTGCTCCAAATATAAGTATTTCCGGATGCAACGGGTGCACATAATTGTGTTGTCTGTCCAGTACAAATTGAACCGTTGCCAACAATGGTACAATCTGGTTTTATATTTACTAGAAGTGATTTATTACAAACACTGGTACACCCTGAAAGGTCTGTAACTGTAACTGAATATAATCCTGAAGTATTTACATTGATACAATTTGAAGTGGACCCCGTATTCCAAAGATAAGTATTTGTAGAGTTTCCAATGAGTACACAAAAAGTTGTGGACTGATCCTGACATATGGAATCAAGACCACTAATGATACAATAAGGTGCAGGATTAACTACAAGTGATTTACTGCAACTACTTGTGCATCCTAATGCATCGGTAACGGTAACTATATAATTTCCAGAAGTATTTATAGTTATACATCGTGTTGTTGATCCGTTGTTCCATATGTAACTATATCCAGCACCAACGGGAGCACAAAATAGGCTTGAGCCTCCTGCACAAATTGGGGATACTCCTGTTATAGTGCAAATCGGATTTGGACTTACTACAACGGTTTTAGTACAAGTACTACTGCATCCTCTTCTTGTAACAGTAACAGTATAAACTCCAGCACTTGAAACGGTGATGCAATTAGATGTAGAGCCTGTATTCCATAAATAAGAATTGCCTGTAACCAGTGGGGCACATAATTGTGTAGGTTGACCAGAACATATAGAACCATTTCCAGTAATCGTACAATCAGGAAGCGGATTTACTATTAATGATTTATTACATATACTGATACATCCAGATGGATCTGTAACTGTAACGGAATAGGTACCACCAGTATTTACATTGATACAAGTTGAAGTGGACCCTGTACTCCAAATGAAGGTATT harbors:
- a CDS encoding DUF3494 domain-containing protein, whose protein sequence is MKINKILNLNILIFFVICNFNYGQAPNLRSASGFALFTSEGGIINVGNSFITGDIGTAKGLVKDFSTGVVIGRLQIEDPNSKQTVDDIDFAFKFIDNLVCDVDLVSTLGSHQNLTPNIYCIHSDAILTGDLILDGRGDTNAIFIFKIQGGFTSEAFSNIKMIHGASLWNVYWLMNGEVILGENSVFRGTVITNGPIDLLESATLLGRGLTSKGRVTLNNNIII